A window from Bacteroidota bacterium encodes these proteins:
- a CDS encoding polyprenyl synthetase family protein, with product MDIKSLSKPIEEDLKIFNKQFREAIRSDISYVDLITRYIVRQKGKQIRPFLVLHTAKMCGKIYESTYRGAALVEILHTATLIHDDVVDDADTRRGFASINAVWKNKIAVLVGDYLLAKGLLLSLDNRDHEFLKIISQSVRKMSEAEILQIVKSRQLDMDEKTYLKIISGKTASLLSTCTEIGAVSNEVGIEQRKLLREFGENLGFAFQIRDDLLDFIGKKSITGKPTGKDLIEKKLTLPLIHAIENAPRKQSAAVLRLIKKGVKRKDLETILEFVESYNGITYSEEKAKQYAEIAFSKIKAFPESPSKESLEKFLSFVVERIK from the coding sequence ATGGATATAAAATCACTCTCCAAGCCGATTGAAGAAGATTTAAAAATTTTTAATAAACAATTTCGCGAGGCGATACGCTCGGATATCAGCTATGTAGATTTAATTACACGCTACATCGTCAGGCAAAAGGGGAAACAAATCAGACCATTTCTTGTTTTACATACTGCAAAAATGTGCGGTAAAATTTACGAGAGCACTTACCGGGGCGCGGCATTGGTTGAAATACTTCACACTGCAACTTTAATTCACGACGACGTCGTGGACGATGCCGATACTCGCCGGGGATTTGCTTCCATCAATGCTGTTTGGAAAAATAAAATCGCTGTTTTGGTGGGCGATTATCTTTTAGCAAAGGGATTACTTTTATCGCTCGACAATCGCGACCATGAGTTTTTAAAAATAATTTCACAATCTGTTAGAAAGATGAGCGAAGCTGAAATTTTACAAATTGTAAAAAGCCGTCAGCTCGATATGGATGAGAAAACTTATTTGAAAATAATTTCAGGTAAAACCGCATCACTCTTATCAACCTGCACTGAAATTGGAGCGGTGAGCAACGAAGTAGGTATTGAGCAACGGAAGCTACTTCGTGAGTTTGGTGAAAATTTAGGATTCGCATTTCAAATACGCGATGATTTGTTAGACTTTATAGGAAAGAAGAGCATAACAGGCAAACCTACCGGAAAAGATTTGATTGAAAAGAAATTAACTTTACCTCTGATACATGCAATCGAAAATGCCCCTCGTAAACAGTCAGCAGCGGTCTTGCGATTAATAAAGAAGGGTGTAAAACGGAAAGACCTCGAGACAATTTTAGAATTTGTTGAGAGCTATAACGGAATTACTTACTCGGAAGAAAAAGCAAAACAATACGCTGAAATAGCTTTCTCGAAAATAAAAGCTTTCCCCGAATCACCCAGTAAAGAATCGTTGGAAAAATTTCTCTCTTTCGTTGTAGAAAGAATAAAGTAA
- the rpiB gene encoding ribose 5-phosphate isomerase B: MNIAIASDHAGYEYKEKLKIFLKEIRFDSEDLGTNSTESVDYPDYAITLAKKVSSGEFTQGILICGTGIGMSIAANKITGVRAAVCESVEAAKYSRLHNNANVLCLGARITPLDKAKEIVKVFLETEFEGGRHASRIEKIHRLTGF; this comes from the coding sequence ATGAATATCGCAATCGCAAGCGACCACGCTGGATACGAGTATAAGGAAAAACTGAAAATATTTTTAAAAGAGATTAGATTCGATTCTGAAGATTTAGGAACGAATTCCACCGAGTCTGTGGATTATCCTGACTATGCAATTACACTTGCCAAAAAAGTATCTTCCGGTGAATTCACTCAAGGAATTTTGATATGCGGAACCGGAATCGGAATGTCGATTGCAGCAAACAAGATAACCGGTGTTCGTGCCGCAGTTTGCGAATCGGTTGAAGCTGCAAAATATTCGCGTCTGCACAACAATGCGAATGTACTTTGTCTTGGTGCGCGAATTACGCCATTGGATAAAGCGAAAGAAATTGTGAAAGTTTTTTTAGAAACTGAATTTGAAGGTGGACGCCACGCAAGTAGAATTGAGAAGATACACAGGTTGACTGGATTTTAA
- a CDS encoding universal stress protein — protein sequence MLNTESHHTKQIINLKKILVPIDFSDFSKNALKYAVPFAKQFGAEIILVYVVEPTIYPADFSFGQVGFPSMEAEIYKRGKTELDKLAEKEIQGIVQARTRVETGKPFVEINRVAKEEEVDLIIIATHGHTGVEHIIFGSTAEKVVRKAPCPVLSIRTPEHEFVTEV from the coding sequence ATGTTAAACACAGAATCTCATCATACAAAACAGATTATTAATCTCAAGAAAATCCTCGTTCCAATCGATTTTTCTGATTTTTCAAAGAATGCTCTTAAATACGCAGTTCCGTTTGCGAAGCAGTTCGGTGCCGAAATAATACTCGTTTATGTTGTTGAACCGACCATTTATCCGGCAGATTTCAGTTTTGGTCAAGTAGGGTTTCCGAGTATGGAAGCAGAAATTTATAAACGTGGGAAAACAGAGTTAGATAAACTTGCCGAGAAAGAAATTCAGGGAATCGTTCAGGCACGCACCCGAGTCGAAACAGGTAAACCGTTTGTAGAAATTAACAGGGTAGCAAAAGAGGAAGAAGTAGATTTAATAATCATTGCAACGCACGGACATACCGGAGTTGAACACATTATTTTTGGCAGCACTGCTGAAAAGGTTGTTCGAAAAGCTCCATGTCCGGTTTTAAGTATTCGAACACCCGAACACGAATTCGTTACCGAAGTATAA
- the tatC gene encoding twin-arginine translocase subunit TatC, with the protein MVNNQNTGTTHPGNEMTFLDHLEELRWRIIKVFIGIVLGAIICWTFIDWLVDGILLTPVKNVNAQNPGGPQIILQNLKPFGQILLYMEIGIIGGLIISLPNLFYQFWKFIAPGLLPKERRYISRIVAFSTFCFLAGVAFAYFLMLPVALKFFAGFGSPQIENNIAITEYMSFVVSMMLGAGVVFELPMISWFLAKLGILTPTFMRRYRRHAIIIILILAAILTPGTDPISQILLAIPLLILYEISIWIAKIASKPKINLETK; encoded by the coding sequence GTGGTAAATAATCAAAACACCGGAACGACTCACCCCGGAAACGAAATGACTTTCCTCGATCATCTTGAGGAACTCCGATGGCGGATAATAAAAGTTTTCATCGGAATTGTTTTGGGCGCAATAATATGCTGGACGTTTATCGATTGGCTTGTCGATGGAATTTTACTAACCCCTGTAAAAAATGTAAATGCACAAAACCCAGGCGGTCCTCAAATTATTTTGCAAAACTTGAAACCGTTCGGACAAATTCTTTTGTATATGGAAATCGGTATCATAGGCGGGCTCATCATCAGTTTACCAAATCTGTTTTACCAATTTTGGAAATTTATTGCACCAGGACTTCTTCCCAAAGAACGAAGATATATTTCGCGGATAGTTGCATTCTCAACATTTTGTTTTTTAGCCGGAGTGGCTTTCGCCTATTTTCTTATGTTGCCTGTAGCTTTAAAGTTTTTTGCAGGTTTTGGATCGCCGCAAATCGAAAACAATATTGCAATTACTGAATACATGAGTTTTGTTGTGAGTATGATGTTAGGCGCCGGGGTCGTTTTCGAATTGCCGATGATTTCCTGGTTCCTGGCAAAATTGGGCATACTAACTCCCACGTTTATGCGCCGCTACCGCCGGCACGCAATAATAATAATTTTGATTCTCGCTGCAATTTTAACACCGGGCACTGATCCTATTAGTCAAATCTTGCTTGCTATCCCTTTATTGATTCTTTATGAAATAAGTATATGGATTGCAAAAATTGCAAGCAAGCCCAAAATTAATTTAGAAACTAAATAA
- the glyA gene encoding serine hydroxymethyltransferase — MKNILQQDPEIFKTLKNETHRQNTKLELIASENFVSLAVMEAMGSVMTNKYAEGYPGKRYYGGCEFVDAAEDLARNRAKQLFGAEYANVQPHSGSQANMAVYFTFLKPGDKVVGMNLSHGGHLTHGSPVNFSGQLYKFSAYGVNKDTGFIDYNEVETIVLREKPKMITVGASAYSRNIDYKAFREIADKVGAFLFADIAHPAGLIAKKLLNDPLPHCHVVTSTTHKTLRGPRGGLILIGKDYENPFGAVAPKSGRIKMMSELIDSMVIPGIQGGPLMHVIAAKAVGFLENLQPEFDTYAKQVIKNAQALANKLISMGYYIISNGTDNHLMLVDLRNKNLTGKDAQEALDRSGITVNKNAVPFDDKSPLITSGIRIGTPAVTTRNMKEPEMEIIAELINKVLTNIGNQKIYGEVEQEVEKLCSRFPLYPELSSGK; from the coding sequence ATGAAAAATATTTTACAACAAGACCCCGAAATTTTTAAAACACTTAAAAACGAAACTCACCGTCAGAATACCAAATTGGAGCTGATCGCTTCCGAAAACTTTGTAAGTTTAGCGGTTATGGAAGCGATGGGTTCGGTAATGACTAACAAATACGCCGAGGGATATCCAGGAAAGCGATATTATGGAGGATGCGAATTTGTTGATGCTGCTGAAGATTTAGCACGCAACCGGGCGAAACAATTATTCGGCGCTGAATACGCCAATGTTCAACCACACTCCGGCTCACAGGCAAATATGGCAGTATATTTTACTTTCTTAAAACCGGGCGACAAAGTTGTAGGTATGAACCTTTCGCACGGCGGACATCTAACACACGGTTCGCCTGTAAATTTTTCGGGACAACTCTACAAATTCTCGGCTTATGGAGTCAACAAGGATACAGGATTTATAGACTATAATGAAGTTGAGACAATTGTTCTTCGTGAAAAACCGAAAATGATAACCGTGGGTGCGAGCGCCTACTCACGCAACATAGATTACAAAGCATTCCGTGAAATTGCAGATAAGGTCGGCGCCTTTTTATTTGCCGACATTGCACATCCTGCCGGATTGATTGCAAAAAAACTTTTGAACGACCCACTCCCCCATTGCCATGTTGTAACATCGACGACACATAAAACTTTGCGTGGACCTCGCGGCGGATTAATTTTAATTGGCAAAGATTATGAAAACCCTTTTGGGGCGGTAGCTCCGAAATCGGGGAGAATCAAAATGATGTCGGAGTTAATCGACTCGATGGTGATCCCCGGTATTCAAGGCGGTCCGCTGATGCACGTAATTGCTGCAAAAGCTGTTGGCTTCCTAGAAAACTTGCAACCTGAATTTGATACTTATGCAAAGCAAGTTATTAAAAATGCACAGGCACTCGCAAACAAACTTATCAGTATGGGATATTACATAATATCGAACGGTACCGATAATCATTTAATGCTTGTAGATTTAAGGAATAAAAATCTTACAGGCAAAGACGCACAGGAAGCACTGGACCGGTCGGGCATTACTGTAAATAAAAACGCAGTCCCATTTGATGATAAGAGTCCCTTGATAACAAGCGGTATTCGAATTGGAACACCCGCAGTTACAACCAGAAATATGAAAGAACCCGAAATGGAAATCATCGCCGAATTGATTAACAAGGTTCTTACTAACATCGGTAACCAAAAAATTTATGGCGAGGTTGAACAGGAAGTAGAAAAACTTTGCAGCAGGTTTCCTCTCTACCCGGAATTAAGCAGTGGTAAATAA
- the gmhB gene encoding D-glycero-beta-D-manno-heptose 1,7-bisphosphate 7-phosphatase yields the protein MSNIGIFLDRDGTINEELEFISSPDEVILIPGSAEAIKEANKLGLKVFVITNQSGIARGLIKGDELAAVHNSLVELLSKEGAHLDAIYFCPHHPEYGEAQYRVECDCRKPNTGMLKQAEAEFGIDLKQSFVIGDRIVDVKAAHSVGAKSILVLTGYGKNQIDEIQSQNIYVDYIAKNLYDAMQFVKSKIQS from the coding sequence ATGAGCAACATCGGAATATTTTTAGACCGCGACGGCACAATAAACGAAGAGCTTGAGTTTATTTCGTCCCCCGACGAGGTAATTTTGATTCCCGGTTCGGCTGAAGCTATAAAGGAAGCAAACAAGTTAGGATTAAAAGTTTTTGTGATCACTAATCAATCGGGCATTGCACGCGGTTTGATAAAAGGAGACGAGTTGGCTGCGGTTCACAACTCCTTGGTCGAGTTATTGAGCAAAGAGGGTGCACATTTGGATGCGATTTATTTCTGTCCGCACCATCCCGAATACGGCGAGGCGCAGTATCGTGTAGAATGCGACTGCCGCAAACCGAACACAGGAATGCTGAAACAAGCTGAGGCTGAGTTCGGTATCGATTTGAAACAGTCCTTCGTTATCGGCGATAGAATTGTTGATGTAAAAGCCGCACACTCTGTCGGAGCGAAATCAATTCTTGTTTTAACAGGCTATGGCAAAAATCAGATCGATGAAATTCAATCTCAAAATATTTATGTAGATTACATTGCAAAAAATTTATACGATGCAATGCAATTTGTAAAATCTAAAATTCAATCATAA
- a CDS encoding DNRLRE domain-containing protein produces MKNFLLLLITSFLIFGCSDDPSSIGEKLLPDQDHLQTNAFNTNASYSFFYGINASNNSSTLLLGKYVGAEANMLLQFGIGIIDTSIADSILSAEIKMFQNYSTPDTVGNLNFKFHKMDYSWTDYTFTVDTLKAKGVGAFITDISKEVRTRDTLPVTFQIPLSIVQNWLKGATNNGIIFIPKPDMQNIFGFHSYYLGDLDDKRPQLIVTYRKTSDTSDKTLIFKTSQDATVFSGAPPASTSELLYVQGGLINRGKLYFKVDSIPRSSTITQAFLTVKIDTTLSKFSQFSDRQFLVHEITTQDSIPRLGSLTASNKPTADSIVIDVRRIVQKWAAGKSNFGVALRTFNEFTEFERFAVFGFNAVETKRPKLTIQYTYLP; encoded by the coding sequence ATGAAAAATTTTCTGTTATTGTTAATTACTTCCTTTTTAATATTCGGATGTTCGGACGATCCCTCTTCGATTGGTGAAAAATTACTTCCCGATCAAGATCACCTACAAACTAACGCGTTCAACACGAACGCCTCCTATTCGTTCTTTTACGGAATCAATGCGAGTAATAATTCAAGCACATTGCTGCTTGGTAAATATGTCGGAGCCGAAGCAAATATGCTTTTACAGTTTGGAATTGGTATAATAGATACAAGTATCGCTGATTCGATTTTATCTGCCGAAATAAAAATGTTTCAAAATTACTCCACACCCGATACGGTTGGCAATCTTAATTTTAAATTTCACAAAATGGATTACTCGTGGACCGACTATACATTTACAGTCGATACTTTGAAGGCTAAAGGTGTTGGAGCCTTTATCACTGATATTTCAAAAGAGGTTAGAACACGCGACACGCTGCCAGTAACATTTCAAATTCCATTAAGCATTGTGCAGAATTGGCTTAAGGGGGCCACGAATAACGGAATTATTTTCATCCCGAAACCTGATATGCAAAATATTTTCGGATTCCATTCATACTACTTAGGTGATTTAGATGATAAACGACCGCAGTTGATAGTAACTTACCGGAAAACTTCCGACACATCCGATAAAACTCTTATTTTCAAAACCTCACAAGATGCAACAGTTTTTTCGGGCGCTCCCCCCGCATCAACTTCTGAATTGTTATATGTTCAAGGCGGATTAATTAATAGAGGGAAGCTATACTTTAAAGTTGATTCTATTCCCCGAAGCAGCACAATCACTCAGGCATTTTTGACCGTTAAAATTGATACTACACTTTCAAAGTTCAGCCAATTTTCCGATAGACAATTTCTCGTTCATGAAATAACAACTCAAGATTCTATTCCAAGATTAGGTTCACTAACGGCATCCAACAAACCAACTGCCGATTCAATCGTGATAGACGTTCGCAGGATTGTGCAAAAATGGGCTGCCGGAAAAAGCAATTTCGGAGTTGCATTAAGAACATTCAATGAATTCACCGAGTTCGAACGATTCGCAGTCTTCGGTTTTAATGCCGTAGAAACAAAAAGACCAAAGCTGACAATTCAATACACATACTTACCATAA